TGCCGAAAGTAAAACAAAATAAATAACATTTTGTCCCTAATTTCTTGCAGTTCTGCCTTTCGTCCTCCCCCATACTCTCGTTTTCTTTCACTAGCTTCAATGAAGTACTTATATATGTAGTCTTGCCATGCTTTCTCGAAGCTCGGGACTAAAGCCTCGAACTCTGCCAAACTCATTCCTGTCAAACTCTGTAAAATCCGAGGTTTATTTTTTAGTTTGGTATATGAAAGCATTTTTGACTTGCAATTTTCTGGAATGAGACTATTTTAGCTACTTCTTTTGTTATTTCCGATGATGTCTAGTAGTTAAGGGAATTATTATTGCAGTTAAAATTATCAGTGTTAAAGCTATTCGGAATTTCTGCTTAGGTGTTAAAGATAATACTAGTGAAATCATTCCCAAAAACCATCCTATCCAAGCCGCTCTTACTAGACTGAGTAGTAATGATAAAGCACCTACACCTGCCGCTGGAGCCACGAGGCTCCCTTGACAACCCAGTAGTAACAACAGTCCTGTAACCATATAATCCCCAAAAGGCCCCTGCGAATTCATGGTACTCCATACTCTCATTCCAAATGGTACTGGGCTACCAGCACTACTAACCATACCAGAACCAGTCATCCAAAGCCGATCCCACTCAGGAGCAACGAGAAATTGATAAATCCCATATATGCCCATAATTAAAACTCCCCATAAGAAGACACGCTTCACGTTTTGACTATAGGCTGGATATCGTTCCCAATTAACTAGTAAATGATAACCAAATAGCAATGGCGATATCCACTCAAGTAGTGCAACCGTAGCTCTTATAGGGCTTAGTGGAATTATAGCTTCTATACTTCCTACAGAAACTATCGGGATCTGACTATGAATCATGGCAATCACGTAGCCATAAATAACAGCAGCGATCGCTAATACAAAAGGCATAGTGCCTTGTTCGCGGGTCTTGGAGAGATTAAAGTGTAATGAATGGGCGCATACTAAAATTGCCAAAAAGGGAGCTAAGAGAATATAGCTACTACTTGACTCTGTAAAAGCTCCTATTCGCCAATCACAAATCCTGCGTAGAAACGGGACGAGGAAAAATAACCACCATACAAATCCATTGTATAGAACTGGATAACGAAAGTATAATAGCCAGCCGAGCGCAAGTGATGCGGCTGGAAACAAAACATTAAGAATCCTTGCGCCAAAGCCTCCAAGTCCAATTAACATCAGAGAGACCATAGAAAAACTTATGATAGCTATCCATGCTCCTGCGGGTTGAAATAGTTTGTCGGGTATTTTGAGAGAGGGATTAGCTATTGTGGAATCTTGTTGGTTCATAAATTTGTTTATCGCTGAGTTAACGAGATCTGCCCAAAGTAGTGATGTATAGAACTGCTTCATCGTTGGGAATGCCAAGAACCTCATTGACTAGATCGTCAAAAAAGCCTGCAATGCCACTTACGCCCACACCTAAACCGATCGCAGCGAGATTTAACCTTTGTCCTAAATGTCCTGCGTCCATATGTAAATAACGATAAACGCGATCGCCATATTTCTCAACAGCTTTTTGGAGGTCAGCGGTATGGAAAATTACAGCTCCTGCATCCCGACCGAGTTCTTGACCGAGGCAGAGATAATGTAGTTCATCACGGAAGTTCTTAAAGCGAATTTGCCGTAACTCCTGTGATTTGGGTGCGTAGTAATAACAACCTTCTTCCAATCCCACTACCCCTGTTACGGCTACAAAGGTTTCAATTAAGCTGAGATCAAAATAATCGGGATTACCATCAATGCCTTGATCGGTATAGTGTTGGGGCTGATAAGTAAAGTCAAGAATTGCTTTGAGTTCAGCTAGTTCTAGCTTTGCACCACTATATTCACGGGTTGATCGCCGTTGCAAGATCGTATTTTCCAGCATTTCCAAATCATCACCCCAATGAATGCTTTCGGTGATGGTATTAACTTTTGTACAGAAGGGGAAGTTGTACTTATCAAGATCTGGTTCAGAATTATTTTCGGTTTGATCTGATTTTTTGACATCCAACTGTTCCCACAGTTTCTGCATATTTGGCTTTTCAGTAATTTTTGTGGATTGGTGTAGATATTCCAAAAGCTGACCATCAGGGAGTTTGGGGTAACTATGCACAGTTCCTGAAGGTAGTGCTGTCATTACTCCCCTAGAAATATCTAATGATCGCTGCATTGGTTCTCTGGATTCCTGACCTCGACCAATGCGCTCCTCGTCTTGCAAATCAAGAATTGGCACGATCGCGATCGCCCCTTCGACCTCTTTATCTAAAAACAGCAGTTCATTGACAGACTCATCGGCAAAGCCGCCAATTAGTGAGGCTTGATAATCCTCAATTGAACTTGCTAACTCAATATTTCCTAACAAATGTCCCGTATCAAGAAAAATGCGGCGATAAGCGCGATCTTGATAACGCCAAGCCGATCGATGAAATACCGCCGTAATTGCGATCGCCATACGGGTGTTTTGCAAAGCGGGATGACTAAAACAAGCTTGTTGCAAACCAGCCCAAACATGATTGTCTTGCCAAAAATGAATCAAGCTATGGGTGCGAACTTGATAGTTATAGATTC
This genomic stretch from Pseudanabaena galeata CCNP1313 harbors:
- a CDS encoding SagB/ThcOx family dehydrogenase: MPEARLSFAEHYHERTKYAPATLASKSQGLDWSTQPSPYKDYKIGTVYDLKPYLTEEIQTDRDGLLASRWRRLSRLLFCSYGLTARVPTVTGEAFYLRAAPSAGGLYPAELYLISAGTPLLSAGIYNYQVRTHSLIHFWQDNHVWAGLQQACFSHPALQNTRMAIAITAVFHRSAWRYQDRAYRRIFLDTGHLLGNIELASSIEDYQASLIGGFADESVNELLFLDKEVEGAIAIVPILDLQDEERIGRGQESREPMQRSLDISRGVMTALPSGTVHSYPKLPDGQLLEYLHQSTKITEKPNMQKLWEQLDVKKSDQTENNSEPDLDKYNFPFCTKVNTITESIHWGDDLEMLENTILQRRSTREYSGAKLELAELKAILDFTYQPQHYTDQGIDGNPDYFDLSLIETFVAVTGVVGLEEGCYYYAPKSQELRQIRFKNFRDELHYLCLGQELGRDAGAVIFHTADLQKAVEKYGDRVYRYLHMDAGHLGQRLNLAAIGLGVGVSGIAGFFDDLVNEVLGIPNDEAVLYITTLGRSR